TAGTTTGTCCCGGTAGAACCTGTATCGCCATAAATTTCGTCATTCCCGGCGCGCCCATAGATGGTATCATCACCTGCAATTAACGTGTCAGTGAAGTTAACGACGACATCACCATAAAGCCGGTTCGTGGGTGCCCCGTCGGATGCGTTTGCGCCGAAAAGAATATCGTCACCACCTATGACCATCGCGGTCGCAGCAGTGGTGTGATAGGCATCTCCGACAAGGAAGGCACCGATGCCATCACCGGCATTGCGTGCATCAAGCAGGTCATCGCCACCGACAACGACAGCGCTGCCAGAAACGAATGATGCGTCTGCATATGCATAGACATAGGAGCTGGGATAGCTGCGCGTGTCTTCGGTCCAGATGATTGTGTCGTCCCCGCCTAGCAGACGCGCGTTGCCGCGGACGGTTTGGGCTGGATTAAACCAGTAGATGAAACCTTCGAAGTCTGTTTCACCTGCCGAAAAATGTGCTGTCCCTTCCAAGACTTGCACACCACCAAAGTACGTAAAACCAAAGAAATCACCGCGGATGGTCGCATCCTCGCCGTTGTGAATCCCGAAACTTACCTCATCAAAGTCAGTGTTTATCTCGACCCGGAAATCTTCGGTCGGGGCCCCGTCGACCGTGACATCCCCGTCCAGGACCGTCGCCCAAAGCGTATTCTCAGAATCGGGCCCAGCGACAAATACGATGTCCGTAATGTTTTTGTTTTCGATCCCCGAAATTTCGACATCAACATCAGATGGCGCGGTGCCGTTCAGATCAATGAGCATGCCGGTGATGGTCCCGCCAGTCGGCAAGTTCCCCACACCGGTTGTGATCCCTGTTCCGGTCAACGTGATCGTATGACCGCCATTGGTTTCCCAACTATAGAACGTTGACCCGCTACCGACATAACTTGAAAACTGGTAGCCGAACGACATGGTGAAATTGGCTGCGATATCTGTGACATCAATGGTTGGCATCTTGTGTTCCCTTCAAAATAATATCTGAAGCGGAAGGACCGCGCCCGTCGCAGGCAATTTTTCAAAATGACAGGTTTATAGGTCTCCACGCCAGATTATGGTCGGGAGTGTGCACCAATTATGGTTAATCCCAAAGCACGGAATTCCTGACCCGCCACTGCGCAAGCGCACGAGGCACCCAACTGCGAACAAAAAACCGCATGGTTCGTTTGATCGAACCATGCGGCAGTGAGGTCTCTGGGAGGAAACCTGAGGGAATAGAGGTCAGCTTTTAGGCGCTGATGCCTTCGGTCATCCAAGCGGGCAGCGGTGCCAGCGAGACCTTCGCAGTCGATTGTGTTTCTTCCACCCGGCGGGCGATCATCGCCTGACGCCGCAGGCCACGTTCCCACGGCATCTTGTGGGTGCAGTTGGCTGCTTCTTCGATTGTCTTCTTCATCCAGCGTGTCTTGCTCATTGTCTTGCTCCGTTAATCCTGTCCCTGCCGCGTCCAGCAATTGTTGCGGCGTTGGAAACACTTTCCCCCTCGGGTCGGGCAAGAATTTGGCAATCAAGCTGGTTTTTGCATTTTTTCCAATTTTTTTGGCCGGTGACTTTGCCCAAATTCGCGACAATCACGAAAGCAAAGAAAACTAGGGGTTTGTTGCCCGAACGCGGGTCAATCCCGCGCAATCTAGTGGCATTGTTTCGCAGAATGCGGCGGTGGCGGGGCAGTAAGCCGCCCCATTCCCGCCCAGATCAGAGCCGGATCGCCGCAATCAATCGGCCATAATCCGCTTCTTTTGCATGGCATGATCGCCGGTAACTATAGAACCTGTCGGGGTCGCGATACGTGCAATGCCGCGTCCATTGCGCCTGACCCACGCCCGCATCCCGTAATCGTTGCAAACCGTAGCCGGGCAGGTCGAACAACAGGCGGTCCCCTTCACCGTTCACGAAGAACCGCGCGCTGGCCGGATCGTGGGCCATGAACTGGTCCAGGAACTCTGGCCCGACTTCATAAGACCGCTGGCTGATGCTGGGACCGATGACGGCGGTGATGTTTTCTCGCGTGGCCCCAAGATCGACCATGGCCGACACCGTGTTTTCAAGAACGCCATCCATTGCGCCCTGCCAGCCCGCGTGGGCCGCGCCGATGACTTTGGCATTTTGATCGGCGAACAGAACCGGCTGGCAATCCGCTGTCAGCACCGACAGGATCAGTCCCGGCGTTTTCGTCACCAGCGCGTCGGCCTTGTGTTTCTTGTCTTCGGGCGCGTCGATTTTCACAACAGTCGCCGAATGCATCTGATGCACGCCGCAAAGGTGCCCGCCACCCATCGCTTCGGCCACACGTCCGCGATTGATCGCGACGATCTCGTGCTGGTCGCTGCTGCCAAAGCCGCAATTGAGCCCGTGAAAGACGCCCGAGGACGCGCCCCCCTTGCGTGTGAAGAACCCGTGCTGGACGCCGTCCAGCGTGTTGTCCGTTATGACTTCAAGTGTCATGTGGCAAATCCCGGAAGATTGGGCGCATGTTTCGGTTTGATCCCGATCACCTTGAAAAGGTCGCCCATTTCGGCGGGGTGGGTCAAGCGCCGATGCGCGGCGATATGGCTTTTCAGCGCCTCGTCCTTCAGCCCTTTGGTCAGCGCTTGGGCGCGCTGCGTAATCCCGAGCCGTTCCAGGAAGACACCTTGGGTCGTCAGTCGTGTGACCTCTGCGCGGGTGACGTGTTTTGCGATGGCCGCGAAATCGACGTGGGCCGTCAGGTCGGCCTCACCGGGTGCGCTGAATGGATCGATGCTGGTGTGGTTCTTCAAGGCTTGCAGCGTATCGCCAAGGCTGGCCCAGTCGCCGTAGTCGATAATCAGCGCCGCGCCGCCACGGCCCGCGATACGCTGGTCAAGTTCGGTTATCAGGGCGGGCAGGGCGGTGCAGACCTCGACGATGTCACCTTGGTTCGTGTCGGCCAGGCGGTCGGCCACTGCGCCAAAGGGGGCCGGATCAGCAAGTCCGAGCTTTAGCTCTGGCCCGACCACACGTTCGCGCCACTGATCGCCGCTGCGCTGGAACTGGCGGATCGGCAGCGCGTCAAAGAATTCGTTGGCGACCAGAAGGATCGGCGCGTCCGGCACCGTTGTCAGATCATCATGAAAGACTGCCTGTGGCACTGCTTGCGCTTGCAGACCCCGTAACGTCGGGGACGTTTCGACAAAGTGGACCGCTGGGGCGAAGCCGGGCACGCCCTTGGTGGCGCGCAGGATATCGGCCATCAGCGTCCCGCGTCCGGGGCCAAGTTCGACCAGCACCGCATGCGGGTCCGCCCCCTGGTCAATCCATGTCTGCGCCAGACACAGCCCGATCAGCTCACCAAACATCTGGCTGATTTCCGGCGCGGTCGTGAAATCCCCAGCAGCGCCGAACGGATCGCGCGTCGCGTAATAGCCATACGTCGGATGCATTAGGCTGTGCGCCATGAAGTCCGACAGCGGCATCGGGCCGTCCGCCGCGATTTGCGCTTCTATCAGGTCACGCAGGCTCATGCCCGGCGGCGCAGGAACAGGATGACGGCAAGCCCTGCCAGGATCATCGGGGTTGAGAGGATCTGCCCCATGGTCAGCCCCCAGTCCCCGAAATCAAGCGCCCAACCCAGCGGATTGTCCGGCCCCTGAAACTGTTCGTCGGGCTGGCGGACAAATTCGACAAGGAACCGCGCGATCCCGTAGCCGACAAAGAAGACGGCCGTCAAAAGCCATGGCTTCTTCAACGCTCCGAACCGGAATGCCAACAGCATCAGCACAAGACCCAGCAGCAGCCCTTCGAGGCCTGCTTCATACAGTTGCGAGGGATGGCGCGCACAGGTCCCGACCACGCCTGCGCAATCCTGCGCGGCTTCGCCCGGAAACAAGACGCCCCACGGCATGTCTGTCGGACGCCCCCACAGCTCTCCGTTGATGAAGTTGGCGCAGCGCACAAGCAGTATGGCCGGTGTCGCGGAAAGTGCGACGACATCCGAAAGAGAGCCGAGCGCCACCTGTTGCCTGCGGCTGAACAGCGCAACAGCCAGAACGACACCGATGAACCCGCCGTGAAAAGACATGCCACCGGTCCAGATCGCCGGTATTTCGAGCGGATTCTGGAGGTAGTAGTCGGGCCGATAGAACAGCACGTAACCAAGCCGCCCGCCTGCAATAACGCCGACAACGATATAGGTCAGCAGATCCTCGAGATGCTTCTTTTGCATCGGGGGGGTGTCGTGCGGCCAGATCGCAGGCCGGCGCAGTGCCATTGCCATGACCTGCCAGCCGATTGCGATGCCGACGATATAAGACAAGGCATACCAGCGCAGGGCCAGCGTGAAGCCACCCAACTCGATCGAAAAAATGACCGGGTCGATGTTCGGAAAGGGGATCGCGTTCAACATGGCGACTTGTTCGACCGAGCCTGCGGTGAAGTCAACCACCCGCCTTGTGTCCGGCGGTGTCTCGCCCCATATGTGAGTCAGACCACAGGCTTGGAGGCCGACATGCAACCACCCAAGAACAAGATTTTCGACGATCTTTCACAGTTGATGACCAACGCGATGGGCGTCGCCCAAGGTGCCAAGGACGAGGCGAACACGGCAGTGAAATCGCTGATGGACCGCTGGCTTGCGGATCGTGACTTTGTCACCCGTGAAGAATTCGACGCCGTGCGCGCAATGGCCCAGAAAGCCCGCGAAGAAAACGCGGCCCTGATGGCGCGGATCGAGGCGCTTGAGGGCAAGAAGTAGTCTGCCGTGAAACAGGCGGGCCTGATGGCCCGCCTGTTTCAATCCCTAGAATGTTACAACGCCTTGATCGCCGGCATCAGGTTTTTCGTCCGTCAGGTTTGCTTTCGCAATTTCGTACAGGAATTTGACCCCCGACGTTGTGGTGACAGAGATCTCTGCGACGTCTGGTTTGAATTGCATCAGGCAGACGTCAGGGTCGGTCTTGCCGCCCTCAAACCACGCCTCTGAGACGAAGCTCCACAATTCGTCCAGCGCTTCCGCATCCTTGGATTCGCTCAGCGTGCCATCTACATCGGCATAAAGCCCCGTCTTGGCATCGGCCACGACCAGTTGGGCCGCCTGCGGGCCAGTGGCCACACCTTTGGCAAGGTCGGTTCCCTTGGCTGTGATGAACCAGACAAACCCCGCCACATCATCATCCACCTGCGGAGACATGGCGACAAGCCGACCCTGGCCCTTGATGCCCAGCATCCCGGCCTGCACATCTTCCATTCGATTCCAGAATTCTTTCTTCAGGTCGGTCATAGCAATTTGTCCTTTCGCGACGTTTGCCATGACAACCCGCGCGGAAGGAACTTTGTTCCGTCAGCGTGCGGCCTAGGCCTTGAACCCGCCCAGATAGGCCACCAGAATATCCTGCGCAGCTTTCAGATCGCTTTTGGCGACCATTTCCGTCACCGTGTGAATGTAGCGTGTGCCGACGGTGATGCCGATGGCACGTGCCCCGGCTGCGGCTTGTTGCGCGGCGGCGCCATCCTGACCGCCAGCGGCCAGCATGGTGCGCTGGTAGGGGATTTTGTTCTTTTCCGCGACGGCCGCAAAGTCACGGACAAGATCGCGGTCGGCAATGAATGAACTGTCGCGGATGTGCAGGCCGAACCCGTCCCCTTGGGTTGTCGTGACATCCTTGTCGGGGATGCCCGGTGTGTCGCAGGATAGCGTAACGTCGATGCCGATGCCGATATCGGGTTTTACCTTGAATGCAGATGTCCGGGCACCGCGCAGGCCGACTTCTTCCTGCGTTGTGAACACAACGTGAATTTCTGCCCCACGGCCCTTTTTCTTCAAGCCACGGATTGCTTCGATGCCAAGCCAGCAGGCGATGCGGTTATCAAGCGCCTTTGAGACGAATTTGTCCCCCATTTCGAGGAAGGGTTCATCCATCACCACGAAGTCGCCGATGCGCACGTGATCTTGCGCGGCTTTTCCCATGCCAAGATCAACGAAGAATTCGCCAACGTCGGGCACTTTCTTGCGGTCTTCGGGCTTGGAGATGTGAACCGGCTTGCCGCCGGGGTTCATGACACCTTTGAAATCGCCGTCATCCGTGCAGACCAGGACGCGGCGCGAAAACAGGTTGCGCGGATCAAAGCCGCCGACAGGCTGGACATAGATGAACCCCTTTTTGTCGATATGGCTGACAAGAAAGCCGATTTCGTCCATGTGGCACAGCAACATGACTTTCGGGGCACCGTCCTTGGACGCCTTGCGCACACCATGCAGTGACCCCATGGGATCGACCGACACCTCATCGAACAGCCCGTCGATTTCGGACATGATCAGGTCGCGCACCCGATGTTCATTACCCGGCACGCCGGGGGTTTCGCAAAGGCGTTTGAGCAGATCGGTATTCATTGGCGGTCCCTTTCGTGATTGTCGACATCCTGAAAGGCTGGTGCCGGGTTTGCAATGGTCAAACACGCGGCACGAAGACGGCGCGAATTTGCCCTAAAAGCAACGTAAATTTCTGGTTTTTCGGCGCAAACAGACAAAGGAATCTCGCAATGTCACTCAAGTGCGCCCTGCCGTTCGCAGCTGCCGTTATGCTAACAGCCTGCGGTGGCCAATCCATCGAAGAGAATATCGACCTCACACCGCCCGCGACACGGGCGTTTCTGGATCACAGCGACGACCTTGATCGCGTCAACGCAATTCCCAATAGCGCTTTTTCGGCCGTCGCCATGGGCACTGCAACGTTTGAAGGCACGACTGCGATGGTTTTTGTTACCGGTGCCGGAACACGGACCCTTGTCGGGGACGCCGACATTTCAGCCGACTTTGATCGCCAGATTGTCAGTGGTCGACTGCACAGCTTTGCCGGCCTCGAAAGCGGTGTTGACTACAACGGGAGCTTTTCACTGAGTAATGGTGAAATCGGGGGAACCCGTCCCAATACGTTCTCAGCTGATTTCGGTGGCTCGCTGACTGGCGGCGGTGTCAATCAAATCGTCGCCAACGGGTCGATTGACGGGGTGTTCAAGGGAACACCAGTGCGCGGATTGACAGCGACCGGTCAAACAGATTTCGTGAACTTCAACGGTTCTGGCGTCGTCGGTGCAACTGCGGTGTCCATCGTCGCAGAGTAGCATCCGGGGTATTATCGCTTGCCAGCGCCGCCCCTCTCCGCTTCTCTGAAAGGGGGAGGGCGCAGTCATGTCGGTACATATCGGGCGGGTTCAGTCGCCACGGATCATTCGTATCGGTGGCGGTGTCGCACTGGAAATTGCGGATGTGCTGACGCAGCTTGGCCTGTCGCATCCGATGATCGTGACCGATCGCAACCTTGTCGCAATGGGTCATGTCGCGACGGTCACTGATGTTCTGGACACGTCTGGCGTGCCTTGGGGCATCTTCGACGGCGTTATCGAAGACCCCACGGATGCCTGTGTTGCCGAAGGGCTGACCGCCCTCGCCAAAGCGCGCTACGATTGCATCATCGGGTTCGGTGGCGGCAGTCCGATGGATACCGCCAAGGCGTTGTCGTTCATGGCCGTCAATCCCGGCCACGTGCGCGACTACAAGGCCCCCGCGCAGATCGACCGCTGCGGCGTGCCGGTCATCCTGATCCCGACCACGGGCGGCACCGGGTCAGAGCTGACACGCTGGTGCGTGATCACCGATACGACCAACCCTGAAAAATACAATCTGTCCGGTCTGGCCTGCGTTGCAACTGCAGCCTTGATCGATTGGACATTCACCACAACGAAACCCGCGCGGATCACCGCGGATACGGCTGTCGACAGCCTGACCCACGCGATCGAGGCCTATGTCAGCCGCAAAGCCTTTGCCTATACGGATGCTTTCGCGCTTGCCGCGATGCCCATGATCGCGGCCAACGTGCGCAAGGCCTGCGCGGACCCCGAAGACGGCCCCGCGCGAGAGGCGCTGATGCTGGCCGCCGCACAAGCGGGCATGGCGTTTTCGAACGCGTCCGTTGCGCTTGTCCACGGGATGAGCCGCCCCATCGGTGCGCATTTCCACGTGGCGCACGGGCTGTCCAACGCGATGCTCTTGCCCGAAATCACCGCCTTTTCCATCGATGCCGCACCGGAACGATACGCCACGTGTGCGCGGGTCATGCGTATGGCCGATGATATGGACAGCCATTCCGTTGCCTGCCGTAAACTGGTCGATGGGCTGCGGCGCTTGAACGATGACCTTGACGTGCCGCGCCCGCAGGATCTGGGCCTTGCTGTTGATGATGCAATACTGGACCTGATGGCTGATCAGGCGCTGGCCTCGGGCTCGCCACAGAATAATCCGCGCGTGCCCACGAAGGACGAGATCATCCAGCTTTACCGCGCGGTCTGGTAGGCGCACACACAGGCACAAGAACGGCCAAGCGGGCACCTTACCTGAGGTTTTCGTAAGGTTTGTTCAGGTTTTCAGACTTATCCCCAAGAAATTGCTTTACAGGTCGCCCCTTGTCGGCCCACCATATGTAGTGAGGGTCGAAAACAAAAACCACTGACTCTTGAGCGGGCACATAGATGGGGCGCTGCCAATGACCCCATCGACAAAAAAACAGCGAGGCCGAGCAGATGGCACTTTCCGAGCAGTATCTAGACGCAGATGACGTGCATCCGATTGATCTGGTAGAACACGTCGCAGAACATCACGCGTGGGAATTCGACCGCATTCATGACGATCAGATTGCAATGGCGGTCGTTGGACAATGGCGGACCTATTCCATCACGCTCGCGTGGTCGGGCTATGACGAAACGCTGCGCCTGATCTGCACCTTCGAAATGGAACCACCCGCGCACAGGATGCCGGAACTTTACGAGGCGCTGAACACAATCAACGATCAGTGCTGGGCGGGGTGTTTTACTTGGTGGGCCGAGCAGAACATGATGGTCTACCGCTATGGATTGGTCCTTGCAGGGGATCAGGCTGCCGGGCCGGAACAGATCGACACAATGATCAATGCCGCCGTCACAAGCTGCGAGCGCTATTACCCTGCGATCCAACTGGTGACCTGGGCAGAGCGGACCCCACAGGATGCCGTGCAGGTCGCCATCGCCGAGGCCTACGGCACGGCCTGATCCTGTCACCGGTCACTTTGGGAAAAACGGATGCAAGAGCGGGGCAAGCCCCGCTCTTTGTGGTTTGGCGGCCTGTGGTTGCACCTTTCAGTACCTTTGCCTAACACTTGGCCAAACTGCGAGGGGCGACACATGGAAGACGTGATCGAACGGGGACTTGTCCTGCTAGGCTGCGGCAAGATGGGTTCGGCGATGCTGGCGGGCTGGCTGGACGAAGGTCTGCCACCCGACTCGGTCTATGTGATGGACCCGAACCCGACGCCGTGGGTTGAAGGGACGGGCGTTCATATCAATGCCGCAACCCCTGATAGGCCCGCAATCGTCATCGTCGCCGTGAAACCGCAGATGATGGGTGACGCCTTGCCGGGGCTGAGGGCGCTGGGCGGTGGCGAGACGCTGTTCGTCTCTGTCGCGGCCGGAACGCCGATTGCGACCTTTGAAAAGATGCTTGGGTCCGCCACACCGATCATTCGCGCAATGCCGAACACGCCTGCTGCGATCGGCAAGGGGATCACGGCGCTGATTGGCAACGAAACAGCCACGGATACGCATCTTCAGCTTGCCGATACCCTGCTCAAGGCGGTGGGGCAGACCATCCGTCTGGACGATGAATCGCAGATGGACGCAGTTACCGCCGTTTCGGGGTCGGGGCCGGCGTATGTTTTTCATCTGATCGAAACGCTTGCGGCGGCCGGCGTTGCCGAAGGGTTGCCCGAAGATATGGCGATGCGGCTTGCCAAGGCGACAGTGGGCGGTGCCGGTATTCTGGCCGAAACGGCAGAGGAAGACCCGGCGCAGCTGCGGGTCAATGTGACCTCGCCCAACGGAACGACACAGGCCGCGCTCGAAGTTCTGATGAATGAAACGGACGGGTTTCCGGCGCTGCTGCGGCGCGCAGTCAAGGCTGCAGCCGATCGTTCGCGAGAGCTTGCCAATGGCTGAGATCACGTTCGACGATTTCATGAAGGTCGATATCCGGGTAGGGCGGATCACCCGCGCGGAACCTTTCCCCGAAGCCCGCAAGCCCGCGATCAAGATGTGGATCGATTTCGGTGACGATATCGGTGAACGCAAGACCTCTGCCCAGATCACGAAACACTATGCCCCCGAAACCCTGATCGGGCGGCAGGTGATGGCGGTGGTGAATTTCCCGCCCCGCCAGATCGGCAAGTTCATGTCAGAGGTTCTGGTGCTAGGCATGCCCGACGCTGACGGAGAGGTCGTTCTTGTGAAACCCGATCAGGATGTGCCTTTAGGAGGGCGATTGCATTGAAGAAATTGCTACTGACCCGCGCCTTTCCAGAGGCAAACATCAACGCCGCCAAGGCCCGCTTTGACGTCACCGTCCGCGAGGACACGAAAGGGATGCCGGTCGCAGAAGCGGCGGCGGCCTTGCGTGACTACGACGCGATCCTGACCACCCTTGGCGATCAGTTCGTTGCCGATGCTTTCAAGGGCACGATCCGCTGCGGCGTGCTTGCGAATTTTGGGGTCGGCTATAACCATATCGATGTTAATGCCGCCAAGGCCGCGGGCGTTCAGGTGTCCAACACCCCGGACGTCGTGACGGACGCCACGGCTGATATCGCCATGACCTTGATCCTGTCCGCCTGTCGTCGCGCGGGCGAGGGCGAGCGGCTGGTGCGGGCCGGACAATGGGATGGCTGGCACCCGACGCAGATGCTTGGCACCCATGTGACGGGCAAACGTCTTGGGATTGTCGGTATGGGGCGGATCGGGCAGGCCGTCGCGAAACGCGCCCATTTCGGCTTTGACATGCCGGTGATCTATTTCAACCGTTCCCAGAAAGAGGTCGATGTCCCGTCGCGCCAGGTCGACACGCTGGATGCGTTGATGAGCCAGTCTGACATCGTGGTGGTCACGGTGCCCGGCGGTGGGGCGAACACCCAACTGATCGACGCCGAGGCGCTTGGCCAGATGCAGCCGACAGGCGTATTTGTGAACGTCGCGCGCGGAGACGTCGTTGACGAAGACGCGCTGATCGCTGCGCTACGCGATGGAAAAATTGCGGCTGCGGGACTGGATGTTTATGCGAAAGAACCCGTGGTGCCGGCGGCGCTGATGGCGCTCGAAAATGCGGTGCTGTTGCCGCACCTTGGCACTGCCGCGCTGGAAGTGCGCGAAGAGATGGGTCAGATGGCGCTGAATAACATCATTGCATGGGACGACGGGGAAGACCTGCCGCAAGCGGTCTAGTTGCAGGTACTGTAGGACCAGTCGACGCTACAGCCATTCGCATCAAAGCCGAAATAGCGGCGGTTTTCGTCCTCGGTGGACATCATGAACGCGGGTTCGATGGTGACAGACATCCAGTCCTGCAATCCGCTTTCGGAAATACACCAATCAAAGGTCTGATGTTCTTGCACCAACCAGTCGCGTTGGGCGGCTGCAGAACGGATATCGGCCGCAGTTAGGCATGAGTGGGCCGAAAGCTCTTCGTAAAAGGCGCTTTCTGCTGCGATCCTTTCACTGTCGTCGAACTGCCATGTTCCAAGCGGGACGAGGGTGACAAAGAGGAAAAACAGCGCAAACAGACCGCAGCAAACCAGCAGGATGCCGATCAGGACTTTTCTAAGCACGATCGCCCACCGCTTCGCGCCAGTGGCGACGACACAGCGAAACATAGCGTTCGTTTCCGCCCACTTGCACCTGATCCCCGTCTTTCAGAACGGTGCCATCCGCATCCTTGCGCACAACCATCGTCGCCTTCTTTCCGCAATGACAGATCGTGCGTACCTCGCGCATTTCATCGGCAAGGGCGAGCAGGGCGGCAGACCCCGGAAACAGATTGCCCTGAAAATCAACGCGCAGCCCAAAGCACATGATCGGCACACCCAGATCATCGACGGCGCGGGCCAATTGCCAGACCTGATCGGCTTGCAGGAACTGAGCCTCGTCTACGAAAATGCACGAACAGGGGCCGTCGTTCAGACGCGCCATTATCTTGGCGAACAGATCTTCGCCTTTCCTGAAAGTGTCGGCCTCTGCACCGATTCCGATGCGGCTCGCGATCCGCGCCTTGCCTGCGCGGTCATCCAGATCGGCGGTCATCAGATAGGTCTGCATTCCGCGTTCGACATAGTTGTGCGATGCCTGCAGCAACACTGTCGATTTGCCGGCGTTCATTGTCGAGTAATTGAAATACAGTTTTGCCATGTCGCGGAGTGATAATCGGCCTGATTGCGGATTTCAAACGGGGGATGTGAAAAACTGGACGTGGGTCCGGCGCGCGCGTGGCGCTGCACCGGACCGACGGAAACGCGCGCGTGAGTGGTGTTGCCTGAGCGCGTTTCTGCTGTTCTTAAACCCTGAACGACCGGTTTTAAGCTAAAACGTGTGCGGTGAGTGACACTTTGCACTGTCCTCGTTAACGGGGAATGAATTCCGCATGACAAATTCCGTTGGGGAAACTAATGGGAATGACCGCTCCGTTTTCCCCCCACGCTTATAGCTGCCGATGGGGTAAAGACGGCGCAGGACAGACGGGGGTTTGAAAACATGGCCAAGAGCTATGCAAATTATTTGAAAAAGCACACAGAGGCTCTGGTCAAGGATGTCGGCATAGAAGCCGCCTGCGCGCTGACGGGAAAATCCAAAGCCACCCTTGGTCGCTACTACTCCAACAACGAAGAACATGCTGACAGATTCATGCCCGTCGATGCGGTTGTCGCGCTCGAAGCCGCATCCAGTTATCCGCATGTCACATCGGCCCTCGCTGAGGTGCGTGGCATCACACTGTCCTACGATGAATCCTCACCGAACGAAAAACGCGGCGGGGTGAATTCCGACGTCGTCGCGTTGAGCCAGCGGTTCGCGGTGCTCATGGGCGAATACAACCAGTCCATCGAAGACGGCGTGATATCTGTGAATGAGGCAAAA
The sequence above is drawn from the Cognatiyoonia koreensis genome and encodes:
- a CDS encoding thymidine kinase — translated: MAKLYFNYSTMNAGKSTVLLQASHNYVERGMQTYLMTADLDDRAGKARIASRIGIGAEADTFRKGEDLFAKIMARLNDGPCSCIFVDEAQFLQADQVWQLARAVDDLGVPIMCFGLRVDFQGNLFPGSAALLALADEMREVRTICHCGKKATMVVRKDADGTVLKDGDQVQVGGNERYVSLCRRHWREAVGDRA
- a CDS encoding phage regulatory CII family protein, with the protein product MAKSYANYLKKHTEALVKDVGIEAACALTGKSKATLGRYYSNNEEHADRFMPVDAVVALEAASSYPHVTSALAEVRGITLSYDESSPNEKRGGVNSDVVALSQRFAVLMGEYNQSIEDGVISVNEAKRLLQETTALQKVLIEMKLHLEQEAD
- a CDS encoding 2-hydroxyacid dehydrogenase; its protein translation is MKKLLLTRAFPEANINAAKARFDVTVREDTKGMPVAEAAAALRDYDAILTTLGDQFVADAFKGTIRCGVLANFGVGYNHIDVNAAKAAGVQVSNTPDVVTDATADIAMTLILSACRRAGEGERLVRAGQWDGWHPTQMLGTHVTGKRLGIVGMGRIGQAVAKRAHFGFDMPVIYFNRSQKEVDVPSRQVDTLDALMSQSDIVVVTVPGGGANTQLIDAEALGQMQPTGVFVNVARGDVVDEDALIAALRDGKIAAAGLDVYAKEPVVPAALMALENAVLLPHLGTAALEVREEMGQMALNNIIAWDDGEDLPQAV